One stretch of Gopherus flavomarginatus isolate rGopFla2 chromosome 2, rGopFla2.mat.asm, whole genome shotgun sequence DNA includes these proteins:
- the LOC127044371 gene encoding uncharacterized protein LOC127044371 isoform X1, with protein sequence MAELRSKKRITNTYAKVSRAMMERGFSRDTEQCHTKIKEFRQAYHKAREANGCSGSQPHTFRFYHELHAIMGGDATTTPSLSVDTCKGGVAWSGEEESLEDKEEDSVQAASGEFVFLPSQELFLTLDPIASRHSQGGLPDHDPGEGTSSANVSTWPLSTPSQRLVQIRWWKKRTQDDIFTKLMQSSRTDRAQLNVWRQTTAESRKALQEYEERRDTCHESRPAWPTSLSAISHRIMELVWLCTIVMSVCTQRYILLYFAEQQTYMWGVTLYSTFFMKKCL encoded by the exons atggcagaactacgttccaaaaaaagGATCACAAATACttacgctaaagtctccagggccatgatggaaagaggcttctccagggacacagagcagtgtcatacaaaaatcaaggaatTCAGGCAAGCATACCATAAAGCCAGAGAGGCGAATgggtgctctgggtcacagccccatacattccgcttctatcatgagctgcatgcaattatggggggtgacgccaccactaccccatcactgtccgtggacacctgcaaggggggagttgcatggagcggggaggaagagtcattggaggacAAAGAGGAGGACAGTGTACAAGCGGCAAGTGGGGAATTTGTTTTCCtccctagccaggaactattcttaacACTGGATCCAATAGCCTCCCGCCACTCCCAAGGTGGGCTCCcagaccatgaccctggagaaggtacttcta gtgcaaatgtttcaacatgGCCCCTATctactccttcccagaggctggtccagataaGATGGTGGAAAAAACGAACTCAGGACGACATATTCAcaaagctcatgcagtcctctcgcactgatagggcccagctgaatgtaTGGAGGCAAACAACTGCAGAGTCgcgtaaagcattacaggaataTGAAGAGAGGAGGGACACGTGCCATGAGAGCAG ACCTGCCTGGCCCACCTCTCTGTCTGCCATCTCACACAGAATCATGGAGCTTGTatggctctgcactattgtcatgagcgTTTGCACCCAAAGGTACATACTCCTTTACTTTGCAGAGCAGCAAACATATATGTGGGGTGTGACATTATACTCTACATTCTTTATGAAAAaatgcttatga
- the LOC127044371 gene encoding uncharacterized protein LOC127044371 isoform X2, whose protein sequence is MAELRSKKRITNTYAKVSRAMMERGFSRDTEQCHTKIKEFRQAYHKAREANGCSGSQPHTFRFYHELHAIMGGDATTTPSLSVDTCKGGVAWSGEEESLEDKEEDSVQAASGEFVFLPSQELFLTLDPIASRHSQGGLPDHDPGEGTSSANVSTWPLSTPSQRLVQIRWWKKRTQDDIFTKLMQSSRTDRAQLNVWRQTTAESRKALQEYEERRDTCHESRPAWPTSLSAISHRIMELVWLCTIVMSVCTQRDPKTPIPNCCSGA, encoded by the exons atggcagaactacgttccaaaaaaagGATCACAAATACttacgctaaagtctccagggccatgatggaaagaggcttctccagggacacagagcagtgtcatacaaaaatcaaggaatTCAGGCAAGCATACCATAAAGCCAGAGAGGCGAATgggtgctctgggtcacagccccatacattccgcttctatcatgagctgcatgcaattatggggggtgacgccaccactaccccatcactgtccgtggacacctgcaaggggggagttgcatggagcggggaggaagagtcattggaggacAAAGAGGAGGACAGTGTACAAGCGGCAAGTGGGGAATTTGTTTTCCtccctagccaggaactattcttaacACTGGATCCAATAGCCTCCCGCCACTCCCAAGGTGGGCTCCcagaccatgaccctggagaaggtacttcta gtgcaaatgtttcaacatgGCCCCTATctactccttcccagaggctggtccagataaGATGGTGGAAAAAACGAACTCAGGACGACATATTCAcaaagctcatgcagtcctctcgcactgatagggcccagctgaatgtaTGGAGGCAAACAACTGCAGAGTCgcgtaaagcattacaggaataTGAAGAGAGGAGGGACACGTGCCATGAGAGCAG ACCTGCCTGGCCCACCTCTCTGTCTGCCATCTCACACAGAATCATGGAGCTTGTatggctctgcactattgtcatgagcgTTTGCACCCAAAG